In Populus nigra chromosome 1, ddPopNigr1.1, whole genome shotgun sequence, one genomic interval encodes:
- the LOC133704216 gene encoding subtilisin-like protease SBT3.9: MGKARPRCTLVSLLFLLYGHGIMMTKVEATSKVHIVYLGEKQHDDPILTTNSHLDMLASVVESKEMASELMVHSYKHGFSGFAAKLTESQVQKVAQLPGVVRVIPNSFHKLQTTRSWDFLGLSSHSPVNALHNSSMGDGVIIGIFDTGIWPESKAFSDEGLGPIPSRWKGACEPGKQFDPKIHCNRKIIGARWIIDGMLADYGQQLNTSGNQEFLSPRDANGHGTHLASTAAGAFVDNVSYKGLGLGTARGGAPRARLAIYKVCWSVFGGWCSAADVLKAFDEAIHDGVDVLSLSLGLPPPLFSDIDKRGGIDFGSFHAVAKGITVVCSAGNDGPSAQTVLNAAPWILSVAASTIDRAFPTAITLGNNKTFLGEAIFTGKEIGFRSLIYPEAKELNPKPPGACEYLSVNASMVAGKVVLCFTTVTVVPAAIVLSAAEVVKEAGGVGLIVAKNPSNDMYPCTNGFPCIEVDYEIGTRMLYYIRSTSFPVVKLSPSKTIVGKPVLAKVAHFSSRGPNSKSPAILKPDIAAPGVNILAAASPLDTFQDGGYVMHSGTSMAAPHVAGIVALLKAIHPDWSPAAIKSALVTTAWTNHPSGFPIFAEGSPQKLANPFDFGGGIANPNGAADPGLVYDMCTADYINYLCAMDYNITAISRLTGLPTVCPYEELSILDVNLPSITIPNLRNSTTLTRTVTNVGSSNSIYRAVIEPPFGTIVSVKPNVLVFNHKTKKINFTVTVTTAHQVNTGYLFGSITWTDGVHTVRSPLSVRTEILQPYISEN; encoded by the exons GTTCATATTGTTTATCTAGGAGAGAAGCAGCATGATGATCCTATTCTAACTACAAATTCACATCTTGATATGCTTGCTAGTGTAGTGGAGAG CAAGGAAATGGCCTCAGAATTGATGGTGCACAGCTACAAACATGGCTTCTCTGGGTTTGCAGCCAAGCTTACAGAGTCTCAGGTTCAAAAAGTTGCTC AACTGCCTGGAGTTGTTCGAGTAATACCAAACAGTTTCCACAAGTTACAAACCACAAGGAGTTGGGATTTCCTTGGCCTCTCCTCTCATTCTCCTGTTAATGCTCTTCATAACAGTAGCATGGGAGATGGAGTTATCATAGGGATCTTTGATACAG GAATATGGCCCGAGTCTAAGGCTTTCAGCGATGAAGGACTTGGACCTATCCCATCACGTTGGAAAGGTGCTTGTGAGCCTGGGAAGCAGTTTGATCCTAAAATCCATTGTAACAGAAAAATCATAGGAGCCCGTTGGATCATTGATGGAATGCTAGCAGACTATGGTCAGCAGTTGAACACATCTGGGAACCAGGAGTTCCTATCACCAAGAGATGCAAATGGGCATGGGACTCACTTAGCCAGCACTGCCGCTGGTGCTTTTGTGGACAATGTTAGCTACAAAGGCCTTGGACTTGGAACGGCAAGAGGTGGTGCACCCCGTGCTCGGTTGGCAATATACAAGGTGTGTTGGAGTGTTTTTGGAGGATGGTGCTCAGCTGCTGATGTATTGAAAGCTTTTGATGAAGCCATACATGATGGGGTTGATGTGTTGTCGCTGTCGCTCGGATTAcctcctcctcttttttctGATATTGACAAGCGTGGTGGCATAGATTTTGGTTCCTTTCATGCTGTAGCGAAAGGAATCACTGTTGTATGTTCAGCTGGCAATGATGGACCTTCTGCTCAGACAGTGCTGAATGCAGCACCTTGGATTTTAAGTGTAGCAGCAAGCACCATTGATCGAGCATTTCCTACTGCGATAACACTTGGGAACAATAAAACTTTCTTG GGTGAAGCCATCTTTACTGGCAAGGAAATTGGTTTTAGAAGCTTGATTTACCCGGAGGCCAAGGAGCTGAACCCCAAACCTCCAGG TGCCTGTGAATATCTCTCAGTTAATGCATCTATGGTAGCTGGAAAGGTGGTTCTCTGCTTCACTACGGTCACTGTAGTCCCAGCAGCGATTGTATTAAGTGCTGCAGAAGTTGTGAAGGAAGCTGGTGGAGTGGGGTTGATTGTTGCCAAGAATCCCAGTAATGACATGTATCCCTGCACCAATGGATTCCCATGCATTGAGGTCGACTATGAGATTGGAACTCGAATGCTCTACTACATTCGTTCAACCAG CTTCCCTGTAGTGAAGTTGAGCCCTTCTAAAACAATTGTGGGCAAGCCAGTGTTGGCAAAGGTGGCTCATTTTTCATCTAGAGGGCCTAATTCAAAATCTCCTGCGATTTTGAAG CCTGATATAGCTGCACCTGGGGTGAACATTTTAGCTGCTGCTTCACCTCTTGATACTTTCCAAGATGGTGGATATGTCATGCACTCCGGAACATCGATGGCAGCTCCTCATGTTGCAGGCATAGTAGCTCTTCTCAAAGCAATTCATCCTGACTGGTCCCCGGCGGCCATTAAATCTGCGCTTGTCACAACTG CATGGACGAATCATCCATCAGGTTTCCCAATATTTGCTGAGGGATCACCTCAAAAGCTGGCCAATCCCTTTGATTTTGGAGGAGGTATTGCAAATCCAAATGGTGCAGCAGACCCGGGTCTGGTATACGACATGTGTACAGCAGACTACATAAATTACCTCTGTGCCATGGACTACAACATCACTGCTATCTCTAGGCTTACAGGACTTCCTACAGTATGCCCCTATGAAGAACTATCCATTTTGGACGTTAACCTGCCTTCCATAACCATACCAAACCTTAGAAATTCTACAACCCTCACCAGAACCGTCACCAATGTAGGATCCTCTAATTCCATTTATAGAGCTGTGATTGAGCCTCCATTTGGAACCATTGTGTCAGTAAAACCTAATGTCTTAGTCTTCAaccataaaactaaaaagatcaaCTTCACCGTTACGGTCACCACAGCCCACCAGGTAAATACTGGGTACTTATTTGGGAGCATAACATGGACTGATGGAGTGCATACTGTGAGAAGTCCCTTGTCCGTCAGAACAGAAATACTACAACCTTATATTTCTGAAAActaa